The window ACACCGGTAAAGCTGAAGCCTCCATCATGGAATAGGTTCTGCATGGTAACCATTCTGGTCATATCGCTGAACATAACCGCACAATAATTGGCGCAATCTTCTGCAGAAGCATTACCCAGCGGACTCATTTTCTCCGCATAATTGATGAAACCATCAAAACCCTTCACGCCGCTACCGGCAGTAGTTCTGGTGGGCGATTGAGAAATGGTATTGATACGTACTTTTTTCTTCACGCCATAGTGGTAACCAAAGCTGCGTGCAATGCTTTCCAGCAAAGCTTTCGCATCAGCCATTTCATTGTAATCAGGAAATACGCGCTGTGCAGCGATATAGGTTAAGGCTACAATACTGCCCCACTCACTCATCGCATCCAGTTCATAAGCTACCTGGCATACACGATGCAAGCTCATGGCTGAAATATCAAATGTCTTATGCTGGAAATCATGGTTCAGTCCGGTGTACATATTGCCCTTGCGGATATTCATACTCATACCCACGCTATGTAATACAAAATCGATGGTGCCACCGAAATGTTCCATGGACTTTTCAAAGAGATTTTTCAGGTCGTCCATATTCGTAACATCTGCACCAATTACCGGTGCATTGCCACAGGCTTCAGCCAATTTATTGATCTCGCCCATACGCAAAGCGATAGGCGCATTGGTTAATACAATCTGTGCGCCTTGCTGGTAGCAGATCTCTGCTGTTTTCCAGGCAATGGACTGATCATTGAGTGCACCGAAAATGATGCCTTTCTTTCCTTTCAAGAGGTTTTGACTCATGGTATTCAATTATGAAACGTAAATGTAAAACTTCAAAACGAGAATCAGTTCATGATCATTTCACGGGCATTGGCCAATG is drawn from Chitinophagales bacterium and contains these coding sequences:
- a CDS encoding SDR family oxidoreductase — translated: MSQNLLKGKKGIIFGALNDQSIAWKTAEICYQQGAQIVLTNAPIALRMGEINKLAEACGNAPVIGADVTNMDDLKNLFEKSMEHFGGTIDFVLHSVGMSMNIRKGNMYTGLNHDFQHKTFDISAMSLHRVCQVAYELDAMSEWGSIVALTYIAAQRVFPDYNEMADAKALLESIARSFGYHYGVKKKVRINTISQSPTRTTAGSGVKGFDGFINYAEKMSPLGNASAEDCANYCAVMFSDMTRMVTMQNLFHDGGFSFTGVTQAVIEQMEK